Proteins co-encoded in one Stutzerimonas stutzeri genomic window:
- a CDS encoding DUF1328 domain-containing protein, which produces MLSWAITFLIIAIIAAVLGFGGIAGTATGIAKILFVVFLVLFVASLIFGRGRGPRV; this is translated from the coding sequence ATGCTGAGTTGGGCTATTACGTTCCTGATCATTGCCATCATCGCTGCGGTATTGGGCTTCGGTGGTATTGCTGGTACCGCAACAGGCATCGCCAAGATCCTGTTCGTGGTGTTCCTGGTGCTGTTCGTTGCCTCGCTGATTTTCGGTCGTGGCCGCGGTCCGCGCGTTTGA
- a CDS encoding AbrB family transcriptional regulator, whose protein sequence is MPRQLPGWWATPLIGALGGWLASLANWPLPWMVGSLLAVIAVRCSGWLVKEVPRGRQTGQWLIASAIGLHFTSEVMEQVLSHFGVILAGALCTLLLSLIGIFILLRSGSDRATAFFASMPGGASEMVNLASRHDAQPAMVAAAHSMRLLLVVLIIPALFTWSLPPVDAPPPAPVSWPWLAVLLPAGGLLALVWKRLDQPNPWMLGPLTVCAAASALFDLHLGMPPGVGQFGQWLIGCSLGCHFDRPFFRSAPRFMLRILLFTLLAMLAAAGLAKMLGWAATLNQTSLMLGMMPGGITELCLTAEALQLSVALVTALQVLRLFLVMFLAEPIFRLWQRTTS, encoded by the coding sequence ATGCCACGCCAGCTGCCAGGATGGTGGGCGACGCCGCTGATCGGCGCGCTCGGCGGCTGGCTGGCAAGCCTGGCGAACTGGCCGCTGCCCTGGATGGTCGGTTCGCTGCTGGCGGTGATTGCCGTGCGCTGCAGCGGCTGGCTGGTCAAGGAAGTGCCCCGCGGCCGCCAGACCGGCCAGTGGTTGATCGCCAGCGCCATCGGCCTGCATTTCACCAGTGAGGTGATGGAGCAGGTGTTGAGCCACTTCGGCGTGATCCTCGCCGGCGCCCTCTGTACCCTGCTGCTGAGCCTGATCGGCATCTTCATTCTGTTGCGCAGTGGCAGCGATCGCGCCACGGCGTTCTTCGCCAGCATGCCCGGCGGTGCCAGCGAAATGGTCAATCTGGCCAGCCGCCACGATGCACAGCCGGCCATGGTCGCCGCGGCGCACAGCATGCGCCTGCTGCTGGTGGTGCTGATCATCCCGGCCCTGTTCACCTGGAGTCTGCCACCGGTCGACGCCCCGCCTCCGGCACCGGTCAGCTGGCCCTGGCTGGCCGTGCTGCTACCGGCCGGCGGGCTGCTGGCGCTGGTCTGGAAGCGACTGGACCAGCCCAATCCCTGGATGCTCGGCCCCTTGACGGTCTGCGCCGCCGCCAGCGCGTTGTTCGACCTGCATCTGGGCATGCCGCCAGGCGTCGGCCAGTTCGGCCAATGGCTGATCGGTTGCTCGCTGGGCTGTCACTTCGATCGGCCGTTTTTCCGCAGCGCTCCGCGATTCATGCTGCGAATCCTGCTGTTCACCCTGCTGGCGATGCTCGCCGCGGCTGGACTGGCCAAGATGCTGGGCTGGGCGGCGACACTGAACCAGACCTCGCTGATGCTGGGGATGATGCCGGGTGGAATCACCGAGCTGTGCCTGACGGCCGAGGCGCTGCAACTGTCGGTTGCCCTGGTCACTGCGCTGCAGGTGTTGCGATTGTTCCTGGTCATGTTCCTGGCCGAGCCGATATTCCGGCTCTGGCAACGGACCACGTCTTAA
- the algB gene encoding sigma-54-dependent response regulator transcription factor AlgB: MDQTTDAGGRILLVDDEAAILRTFRYCLEDRGYTVVTAASASQAEAILQRQVFDLCFLDLRLGEDNGLDVLQQMRVLAPWMRVVIVTAHSAVDTAVDAMQAGAADYLVKPCSPEQLRLSAAKQLEVRQMAARLEALEGEVQKRSDALGSYSPAMMNVLETARQVADTDANILILGESGTGKGELARAIHNWSRRAKKAFITINCPSLSADLMESELFGHNRGAFTGATESTLGRVNQADGGTLFLDEIGDFPLALQPKLLRFIQDKEYERVGDPVTRRADVRILAATNLNLEEMVREGRFREDLLYRLNVITLNLPPMRERPEDVVALAERFLAFFVKSYGRPARGFSDAAVSALRSYRWPGNVRELRNVVERASIICPQAMIEVSHLGLADQNINNAPRIGEALSLEELEKAHISGVLSTSDTLEQAARILGIDASTLYRKRKQYGL; the protein is encoded by the coding sequence ATGGACCAAACGACCGACGCTGGTGGCCGCATTCTCCTGGTGGATGACGAGGCCGCGATCCTGCGTACTTTTCGTTATTGCCTCGAAGATCGCGGCTATACGGTGGTAACGGCTGCCAGCGCCTCTCAGGCTGAAGCGATACTGCAACGCCAGGTTTTCGACCTGTGCTTTCTCGACCTGCGTCTGGGCGAAGACAACGGTCTCGACGTCCTGCAGCAGATGCGTGTGCTGGCGCCCTGGATGCGCGTGGTGATCGTGACCGCGCATTCGGCGGTCGACACCGCGGTGGACGCCATGCAGGCCGGCGCCGCGGACTATCTGGTCAAGCCGTGCAGCCCGGAGCAGTTGCGGTTGTCGGCGGCCAAGCAACTGGAAGTCCGGCAGATGGCCGCGCGCCTGGAGGCCCTGGAAGGCGAGGTGCAGAAGCGCAGCGACGCGCTCGGCTCCTATAGCCCGGCGATGATGAACGTGCTGGAAACCGCCCGGCAGGTGGCCGACACCGATGCCAACATCCTCATCCTCGGCGAGTCCGGTACGGGCAAGGGCGAGTTGGCGCGGGCCATTCACAACTGGAGCCGACGGGCGAAGAAGGCCTTCATCACCATCAACTGTCCGTCGCTGTCGGCTGACCTGATGGAAAGCGAGCTGTTCGGACACAACCGCGGCGCCTTCACCGGCGCCACGGAAAGCACCCTCGGCCGCGTCAACCAGGCCGATGGCGGGACGCTCTTTCTCGACGAGATCGGCGACTTCCCCCTGGCCTTGCAGCCGAAGCTGCTGAGATTCATCCAGGACAAGGAGTACGAGCGCGTCGGCGACCCCGTCACACGCCGGGCCGATGTCCGGATCCTTGCTGCCACCAATTTGAACCTCGAGGAAATGGTGCGCGAAGGCCGTTTTCGCGAGGATCTGCTGTACCGCCTGAACGTCATCACGCTGAACCTGCCACCGATGCGCGAGCGCCCCGAAGACGTCGTGGCCCTCGCCGAGCGTTTCCTGGCCTTCTTCGTCAAGAGCTACGGCCGCCCCGCGCGAGGCTTCAGCGACGCGGCGGTCTCGGCGCTGCGCTCCTATCGCTGGCCTGGCAACGTACGAGAGCTGCGTAACGTGGTCGAGCGCGCCAGCATCATCTGCCCACAGGCGATGATCGAGGTCAGTCACCTCGGCCTGGCCGATCAGAACATCAACAACGCCCCGCGCATCGGTGAAGCGCTCAGCCTGGAAGAGCTGGAAAAAGCACACATTTCAGGTGTTCTGAGCACCAGCGACACCCTCGAACAGGCCGCGCGAATTCTCGGCATCGACGCCTCGACGCTGTACCGAAAACGCAAGCAATACGGCCTATGA
- a CDS encoding N-acetylmuramoyl-L-alanine amidase — MRALILIAMIVLAGCASGPRIDTRYTSLGQDSRAQYIVIHYTSSDLQRSLDILKGHDVSSHYLIGEAPATIYRLVDENRRAWHAGESEWDGRTWLNSSSIGIELVNRGYVETERGRLWYPYSNEQIDALIVLLKDIMQRHGLKPGAIVGHSDIAPQRKVDPGPLFPWKRLADAGLIRWPDAATVAHQRSLFAVRLPDIAWFQAQLAKQGYKVPVHGHLDLETRNVIAAFQMKYRPGRFDGEPDAETAAILAALANPS, encoded by the coding sequence ATGAGAGCTTTGATCCTGATCGCGATGATCGTCCTGGCCGGTTGTGCCAGTGGCCCGCGTATCGACACCCGTTACACCTCGCTGGGCCAGGACAGCCGGGCGCAGTACATCGTCATTCACTACACCTCCAGCGACCTGCAGCGCTCGCTGGATATCCTCAAGGGTCACGATGTCAGCAGCCATTACCTGATTGGCGAGGCGCCAGCGACTATCTACCGGCTCGTGGACGAGAATCGACGCGCCTGGCACGCCGGCGAAAGCGAATGGGATGGGCGAACCTGGCTCAATTCCAGCTCCATCGGCATCGAACTGGTCAATCGCGGCTATGTCGAGACGGAGCGCGGAAGGCTCTGGTATCCCTATTCCAACGAGCAGATCGACGCCCTGATCGTGCTGCTCAAGGACATCATGCAGCGCCATGGCTTGAAGCCAGGTGCCATCGTTGGACATAGCGATATCGCGCCACAGCGCAAGGTAGACCCGGGCCCGCTGTTCCCCTGGAAGCGCCTGGCCGATGCCGGCCTGATCCGTTGGCCGGACGCCGCTACCGTTGCGCATCAGCGAAGCCTGTTCGCGGTCAGGCTGCCGGATATTGCCTGGTTTCAGGCACAGCTCGCCAAACAGGGCTACAAGGTTCCCGTCCATGGCCACCTGGACCTGGAAACCCGCAATGTGATCGCCGCGTTTCAGATGAAATACCGTCCGGGACGCTTCGATGGTGAGCCGGATGCTGAAACCGCGGCCATTCTGGCCGCCCTGGCGAACCCGTCCTGA
- a CDS encoding KinB sensor domain-containing domain — MKLQMKLRTRLFLGFSALMTVALLGLLLALVSVVQMAKSQEKLIRENFGVIEVNQQLRQSLSNHLLLLVRGQRDDAALADARSSFQAALAQGLSQAARPDDRHAYQAIGEAYARFTDELDAPSDPQWSRSLLEDNALSQAFNHVRELMVDMQQNAYDQIRDTETRSRERAQLLAGLLGLTGMAVLLIGFITAHSFARRFGDPIEQLSSVADQIGRGDFNINLPASPIAELSSLIRRFGLMAQALHDFKQTNVEALVNGQQRLQALLDSIDDGLLIIDRQGRLEHANPVAQRQLAWESEHLGSTLGQALGYPELDEAARQVLDDKPLSGPPEDLVIEADGERRLLSWRMSPVNHHDGRISGAVMVLHDVTDQRTFERVRNEFVLRASHELRTPVTGMQMAFSLLRERTHYPENSREADLFSTVYEEMQRLVTLINDLLNFSRYQSGQQKLEREPCDPAELLEQARQRFQPIAAQSDIDIKLELQPPLPSLLLDRQQMERMLDNLLSNALRHTPDGGEIRLLARHHGERVILSVEDNGEGIPYSQQARIFEPFVQIGRRRGGAGLGLALCKEIAQLHGGRIGVHSRIGHGTIFYIALPI; from the coding sequence ATGAAACTCCAGATGAAGCTGAGAACCCGACTTTTTCTGGGCTTCTCGGCGCTGATGACGGTAGCGCTGCTGGGGCTGCTACTGGCACTCGTCAGCGTCGTGCAAATGGCCAAGAGCCAGGAAAAGCTCATCCGCGAGAACTTCGGCGTCATCGAGGTCAATCAGCAACTGCGGCAGTCGTTAAGCAACCATCTGTTGCTGCTGGTGCGCGGCCAGCGCGACGATGCCGCGCTGGCCGACGCCCGCAGCAGCTTTCAGGCGGCGCTGGCCCAAGGCCTGTCGCAGGCGGCGCGTCCCGATGACCGCCATGCCTATCAGGCCATCGGCGAGGCCTATGCGCGCTTCACCGACGAGCTGGACGCGCCGTCCGACCCTCAATGGTCGCGGTCGCTGCTCGAAGACAACGCGCTCAGCCAGGCCTTCAACCATGTGCGCGAGCTGATGGTCGACATGCAGCAAAACGCCTATGACCAGATCCGCGACACCGAGACACGCAGCCGGGAACGGGCGCAATTGCTCGCCGGACTGCTCGGTTTGACCGGCATGGCGGTACTGCTGATCGGTTTCATTACCGCGCACAGCTTCGCCCGCCGCTTCGGCGACCCCATCGAGCAGCTGTCCAGCGTGGCCGACCAGATTGGCCGCGGTGACTTCAACATCAACCTGCCCGCCTCCCCGATCGCCGAACTGTCGTCCCTGATTCGGCGTTTCGGCCTGATGGCGCAAGCCCTGCACGACTTCAAACAGACCAACGTCGAGGCGCTAGTCAATGGCCAGCAACGCTTGCAGGCGCTGCTGGACAGCATCGACGACGGCCTGCTGATCATCGACCGCCAGGGCCGACTGGAGCACGCCAACCCGGTCGCGCAACGGCAACTGGCCTGGGAAAGCGAGCACCTGGGCTCGACGCTCGGGCAGGCGCTCGGCTATCCGGAGCTGGACGAAGCTGCCCGCCAGGTGCTGGATGACAAGCCGCTGTCCGGCCCGCCCGAGGACCTGGTGATCGAGGCTGACGGTGAGCGTCGGCTGCTGTCGTGGCGCATGAGCCCGGTCAATCATCACGATGGACGCATCAGTGGCGCGGTCATGGTGCTCCACGATGTCACCGACCAGCGGACTTTCGAACGCGTACGCAACGAATTCGTGCTGCGGGCCTCGCACGAGCTGCGCACCCCCGTGACCGGCATGCAGATGGCGTTCAGCCTGCTCCGGGAGCGGACGCATTACCCGGAAAACAGCCGCGAAGCCGATCTGTTCAGTACCGTTTACGAGGAAATGCAGCGTCTGGTCACCCTGATCAACGACCTGCTGAACTTCTCGCGCTACCAGAGCGGCCAACAGAAGCTCGAACGAGAGCCCTGCGATCCGGCCGAACTGCTGGAACAGGCACGCCAGCGCTTCCAGCCCATCGCCGCGCAGAGCGACATCGACATCAAGCTGGAATTGCAGCCGCCGCTACCCAGCCTGCTGCTCGACCGGCAGCAGATGGAGCGGATGCTCGACAACCTGCTCAGCAACGCGCTGCGCCATACGCCCGATGGCGGCGAGATCCGTTTGCTGGCGCGGCATCATGGCGAACGCGTGATCTTGAGCGTCGAAGACAACGGCGAAGGCATTCCCTACAGCCAGCAGGCGCGCATTTTCGAACCCTTCGTGCAGATCGGTCGCCGCCGAGGTGGGGCCGGACTGGGCCTGGCCTTATGCAAGGAGATTGCGCAGCTGCATGGTGGTCGTATCGGCGTGCATTCGCGAATCGGTCACGGCACCATCTTCTATATCGCCCTGCCGATTTGA
- a CDS encoding endonuclease/exonuclease/phosphatase family protein, protein MLRRWSSPRLAGPRQARVNPLCLDASGLPCDGRLRLLSFNIQVGISTERYHHYLTRSWQHLLPHAGRASNLQRIGELLGSYDLVALQEADGGSLRSGYVNQVEQLAQLGAFPYWYQQLNRNLGRFAQHSNGVLSRLEPQGLEDHPLPGPSGRGAILLRFGEGKDALVVVVMHLALGGGVRTRQLAYIRELIGGYKHQVLMGDMNTHASDLLEYSPLRDLGLQAPQIQATFPSWRPQRCLDHILLSPSLTLERVEVLSQASSDHLPVAVEIRLPDTLHTDALPVPTDRI, encoded by the coding sequence ATGTTGCGGCGTTGGAGCTCACCGCGCCTGGCCGGACCCCGCCAGGCGCGAGTCAACCCGCTCTGCCTCGACGCCAGCGGGCTTCCCTGCGATGGCCGTCTGCGGCTGTTGAGCTTCAACATCCAGGTCGGCATCAGTACCGAGCGTTACCACCATTACCTGACTCGCAGCTGGCAGCACCTGCTGCCGCATGCCGGGCGCGCCAGCAACCTGCAGCGTATCGGTGAGCTGCTCGGCAGCTACGATCTGGTCGCCTTGCAGGAGGCCGATGGCGGCAGCTTGCGCTCAGGCTATGTCAACCAAGTCGAGCAACTCGCTCAGCTCGGCGCCTTCCCCTACTGGTATCAACAACTGAACCGTAACCTCGGCCGCTTTGCCCAGCACAGCAACGGCGTGCTCAGCCGCCTGGAGCCGCAGGGGTTGGAGGATCACCCGCTACCCGGGCCATCCGGGCGCGGGGCCATCCTGCTGCGGTTCGGCGAGGGGAAGGATGCGTTGGTGGTGGTGGTCATGCATCTTGCGCTGGGGGGCGGGGTGCGGACGCGCCAGCTGGCCTACATCCGCGAGCTGATCGGCGGCTACAAGCATCAGGTGCTGATGGGCGACATGAACACCCATGCCAGCGATCTGCTGGAATATTCACCGCTACGCGACCTGGGCCTGCAGGCACCACAGATCCAGGCGACGTTCCCTAGTTGGCGCCCGCAGCGCTGCCTCGATCATATCTTGCTGAGCCCCAGCCTGACGCTCGAACGCGTCGAGGTGCTGAGTCAGGCCAGTTCTGATCACCTGCCAGTGGCTGTGGAGATTCGCTTGCCCGACACCCTGCACACTGACGCATTGCCGGTACCTACGGACAGGATTTGA
- a CDS encoding DUF1330 domain-containing protein has translation MPSLNPSADQLKRFAERMPAGEPILMLNLLRFNQQADYPADSGHTPCSGQEAYSRYSRTALHKVRAAGGDVQVAAGVQLALIAPEQESWDDMLLVRYPSPEAFLAMLADEEYRAATVHRTAALADSRLIACSSRR, from the coding sequence ATGCCCAGCCTCAACCCCAGCGCCGACCAACTGAAACGCTTCGCCGAACGAATGCCGGCCGGCGAACCGATCCTGATGCTCAACCTGCTGCGTTTCAACCAGCAAGCCGACTACCCGGCCGACAGCGGCCATACGCCCTGCAGCGGGCAGGAAGCCTACAGCCGCTATAGCCGCACCGCCTTGCACAAGGTCCGGGCCGCCGGCGGTGATGTGCAGGTGGCCGCGGGTGTACAGCTGGCCCTGATAGCACCGGAGCAGGAATCCTGGGACGACATGCTGCTGGTGCGTTACCCCTCGCCCGAGGCGTTTCTCGCCATGCTGGCCGACGAGGAATACCGCGCCGCCACCGTGCACCGCACCGCCGCGCTGGCCGATTCGCGGCTGATCGCCTGCTCGTCTCGCCGCTGA
- a CDS encoding thiol:disulfide interchange protein DsbA/DsbL has product MRKLILSAVLVTASLFGFAANAAEFQAGKEYVELKNPVPVSEPGKIEVVELFWYGCPHCYQFEPTINPWIKQLPDDVDFKRIPAMFGGVWNAHGQMFLALESMNVEQKVHDAIFNAYHREGNKLDTPEKMAEFLAGQGVDADAFLKAYNSFGVKSRAEQAKKLAMAYQITGVPVMIVNGKYRFDIGSAGGPQRALEVADYLIEKERAAQ; this is encoded by the coding sequence ATGCGCAAACTCATTCTCAGTGCTGTTCTCGTTACCGCCAGTCTGTTCGGCTTTGCCGCCAACGCAGCCGAGTTTCAGGCGGGCAAGGAATACGTCGAACTGAAGAATCCGGTCCCGGTGTCCGAGCCCGGCAAGATCGAGGTCGTTGAGCTGTTCTGGTATGGCTGCCCGCACTGCTACCAGTTCGAGCCAACGATCAATCCGTGGATCAAGCAACTGCCGGATGATGTCGACTTCAAGCGCATCCCGGCGATGTTCGGTGGCGTGTGGAACGCGCACGGCCAGATGTTCCTGGCGCTCGAGTCGATGAACGTCGAGCAGAAGGTGCACGACGCGATATTCAACGCGTATCACCGCGAGGGCAACAAGCTGGATACGCCGGAAAAGATGGCCGAATTCCTGGCTGGACAGGGTGTTGATGCCGATGCATTCCTGAAGGCGTACAACTCGTTCGGGGTCAAGAGCCGCGCCGAGCAGGCCAAGAAGCTGGCCATGGCCTATCAGATCACCGGTGTTCCGGTGATGATCGTCAACGGCAAGTATCGCTTCGATATCGGTTCTGCCGGCGGTCCGCAGCGCGCGCTGGAAGTGGCCGACTACCTGATCGAAAAAGAACGCGCTGCGCAGTAA
- a CDS encoding nucleoside recognition domain-containing protein: MLNGLWLGFFLVAAVAALGRWLLGGDAAVFAALVESLFAMAKLAVEIMIVLFGTLTLWLGFLRIAEKAGLIELLARLLGPLFRRLMPEVPPGHPALGLITLNFAANGLGLDNAATPIGLRAMRALQELNPNKAVASNAQILFLVLNTSSLTLLPVSIFMYRVQQGAQDPTLVFLPILLATSASSLAGLLAVALVQRLRIWDPVVLAYFVPGALLLGGFMAVLAGLSATALASLSSLLGNLTLFGLIITFIVVGALRKVPVYESFVEGAQEGFDVAKSLLPYLIAMLCAIGVLRASGALDFGLDGIRWLVEALGWDSRFVDALPTALVKPFSGSAARALLIETMQSQGVDSFPALVAATVQGSTETTFYVLAVYFGAVGIQRARHAVGCALAADFAGILAAILVCYWFFG; the protein is encoded by the coding sequence ATGCTCAACGGCCTCTGGCTGGGCTTTTTTCTGGTCGCTGCGGTGGCTGCCCTGGGGCGCTGGCTGCTCGGCGGCGATGCGGCGGTATTCGCGGCGCTGGTGGAAAGCCTGTTCGCCATGGCCAAGCTGGCCGTGGAAATCATGATCGTGCTGTTCGGCACCCTGACGCTCTGGCTGGGCTTTCTGCGCATCGCCGAAAAAGCCGGTCTGATCGAGCTGCTGGCGCGTCTGTTAGGCCCGCTGTTCCGCCGCCTGATGCCGGAGGTGCCGCCTGGTCATCCGGCCCTGGGGCTGATCACCCTGAACTTCGCTGCCAACGGCCTGGGCCTGGACAACGCCGCCACGCCCATCGGCCTGCGTGCCATGCGGGCCTTGCAGGAGCTCAATCCCAACAAGGCGGTGGCCAGCAACGCGCAGATCCTCTTCCTCGTGCTCAACACCTCATCGCTGACGCTGCTGCCGGTGTCGATCTTCATGTACCGCGTCCAGCAGGGCGCCCAGGACCCGACGCTGGTGTTCCTGCCGATCCTGCTCGCCACGTCCGCGTCCTCGTTGGCCGGCCTGCTGGCGGTGGCGCTGGTGCAACGGCTGCGCATCTGGGATCCGGTGGTGCTGGCCTATTTCGTACCCGGCGCGCTGCTGCTCGGCGGCTTCATGGCTGTGCTCGCCGGGCTGTCGGCCACCGCGCTGGCGTCCTTGTCGTCGCTGCTGGGCAACCTGACCCTGTTCGGCCTGATCATCACCTTCATCGTCGTGGGTGCGCTGCGCAAGGTGCCAGTCTATGAAAGCTTCGTCGAAGGGGCGCAGGAGGGCTTCGACGTGGCCAAGAGCCTGCTGCCCTATCTGATCGCCATGCTCTGTGCGATCGGTGTGCTGCGCGCCTCCGGCGCCCTGGATTTCGGGCTGGACGGCATTCGCTGGCTGGTCGAGGCGCTGGGTTGGGACAGCCGTTTCGTCGACGCCTTGCCCACCGCGCTGGTCAAGCCATTCTCCGGCAGCGCGGCGCGGGCGCTGCTGATCGAGACCATGCAGAGCCAAGGTGTCGACAGCTTTCCCGCGCTGGTGGCTGCGACGGTGCAGGGCAGCACCGAGACGACGTTCTACGTGCTGGCGGTCTACTTCGGGGCGGTCGGCATCCAGCGTGCCCGGCATGCGGTGGGCTGCGCGCTCGCGGCGGATTTCGCCGGTATCCTGGCGGCGATCCTGGTGTGCTACTGGTTCTTCGGCTGA
- a CDS encoding diguanylate cyclase, translated as MSDDTQRWKEKYLHSLEQQEQLEHRWNARLDLLRRSLVRSSFAVDDADPAVTQCMRELRDVLRDDVQDDRLDALVPQLERAVLATERSKQERLKRLTEALDRLALQLLDLPLPSEIRKPLKKFSRQVGERAAQSGELPGLLRELGTLQQQALAAQKGSAPSSVGLFGRFFGQRERTVETVATTASDPLPSQPAEQQSLAQPLPEAPLDVAQQALPAAELKAQPDATAEPVEHRDAMDAPSGEEATTPEQAADPYSLPPSPEQAYSAIAERVEATLVGLLEDLQLPEHHKLQATVLRERIEKGLNWYELVPVLDDLAQLMIAVANQGQREFESYLTLLNERLATMQHSLGAAKEGHVQSKEAAQALDEELRQQVGGLQHSMLEATDLPSLKQAVQARLDGLLETVDTYERQRGEHEQQLAERLSTLVGRVASLEQAATGMREHLEEQRQKALRDPLTTLPNRTAWNERLELEVARQQRYGGQLLLAVLDIDHFKRINDSFGHLAGDRVLKIIANELSKRLRKTDFIARFGGEEFVLLLPETPLDAGQRLLDSLRAGVESCPFHFKGARIQVTLSAGIASFTAQEDAEQVFERADQALYRAKQGGRNRIEVG; from the coding sequence ATGAGCGACGATACGCAGCGCTGGAAAGAGAAATACCTGCATTCCCTGGAACAGCAGGAGCAGCTTGAACACCGTTGGAATGCCCGGTTGGACCTGCTTCGGCGCAGCCTGGTACGCAGCAGTTTCGCCGTTGACGACGCCGATCCCGCCGTCACGCAGTGCATGCGCGAGCTGCGCGACGTGCTGCGCGACGACGTGCAGGACGACCGCCTGGATGCATTGGTTCCGCAGCTCGAGCGGGCCGTATTGGCGACCGAGCGCAGCAAGCAGGAGCGCTTGAAACGGTTGACCGAGGCGCTTGATCGGCTGGCATTGCAACTCCTCGACCTGCCACTGCCCAGCGAAATTCGAAAGCCACTGAAGAAATTCTCACGTCAGGTCGGCGAGCGCGCGGCTCAATCGGGTGAGTTGCCCGGACTCCTGAGAGAGCTCGGGACGCTCCAGCAGCAGGCCCTGGCCGCGCAAAAGGGAAGCGCACCCTCCTCCGTAGGGCTGTTTGGCCGCTTCTTCGGCCAGCGCGAACGTACCGTGGAAACCGTCGCGACGACCGCAAGCGATCCGCTACCGTCGCAGCCGGCCGAGCAACAATCGCTTGCGCAGCCCCTGCCGGAGGCGCCTCTCGACGTCGCTCAACAGGCGCTGCCTGCCGCAGAGCTGAAGGCTCAGCCCGATGCAACAGCGGAGCCTGTAGAGCATCGCGATGCAATGGATGCTCCGTCAGGCGAAGAAGCGACGACACCGGAGCAAGCGGCAGATCCTTATTCGCTGCCGCCTTCTCCGGAGCAGGCCTACAGTGCCATCGCCGAGCGGGTGGAAGCGACCCTGGTGGGGCTGCTCGAAGACCTCCAGCTGCCCGAGCACCACAAGCTGCAGGCGACTGTCTTGCGTGAGCGGATCGAGAAAGGCTTGAACTGGTACGAGCTGGTGCCCGTGCTGGACGATCTGGCTCAGTTGATGATCGCGGTCGCGAATCAGGGCCAGCGGGAGTTCGAAAGCTATCTGACGTTGCTGAACGAGCGCCTGGCGACCATGCAGCACAGCCTCGGCGCCGCCAAGGAAGGGCACGTACAGAGCAAGGAGGCGGCCCAGGCGCTGGATGAGGAGTTGCGCCAGCAGGTGGGCGGCTTGCAGCACAGCATGCTCGAAGCCACCGATCTGCCCAGCCTGAAGCAAGCGGTCCAGGCCCGCCTGGATGGGCTGTTGGAAACCGTCGATACCTACGAGCGGCAACGTGGCGAGCACGAGCAGCAGCTGGCCGAGCGGCTCAGCACCTTGGTCGGCCGCGTTGCGAGCCTGGAACAGGCGGCCACCGGCATGCGCGAGCATCTCGAGGAGCAGCGGCAAAAGGCGCTGCGCGACCCACTGACCACTCTGCCCAATCGGACCGCCTGGAACGAGCGCCTGGAACTGGAAGTGGCGCGTCAGCAGCGATATGGCGGCCAGCTCCTGCTCGCGGTCCTGGATATCGACCATTTCAAGCGCATCAATGACAGCTTTGGCCACCTGGCCGGCGATCGGGTGCTCAAGATCATCGCTAACGAGCTGAGCAAGCGGCTGCGCAAAACCGATTTCATCGCACGTTTCGGTGGAGAGGAGTTCGTCCTGCTGTTGCCCGAGACCCCGCTCGACGCCGGCCAGCGGTTGCTCGACAGCCTGAGAGCGGGCGTGGAGAGCTGCCCGTTCCACTTCAAGGGCGCGCGGATACAGGTCACTCTCTCGGCCGGCATTGCCAGCTTTACTGCCCAGGAGGACGCCGAGCAGGTATTCGAGCGTGCCGACCAGGCGCTCTATCGGGCGAAACAGGGCGGTCGTAACCGCATCGAGGTGGGCTGA
- a CDS encoding ferritin-like domain-containing protein, which produces MNQTMNQLNELIEITRDGQHFYQHALDVVKDVELQHLFRDMAQAKTHVIQALSVKVAAHHERPAGGGTAAGKLREMYADAKARLGHADAVYIDQLDQTEERILAAFEDAVKTAEPDVRALLAIELPKLRACHERIHALNHGAAKRKD; this is translated from the coding sequence ATGAACCAGACCATGAACCAACTCAACGAGCTGATCGAAATTACCCGAGACGGTCAGCACTTCTATCAGCATGCGCTCGATGTGGTGAAGGACGTCGAGCTGCAGCATCTGTTTCGAGATATGGCCCAGGCCAAGACCCACGTCATCCAGGCCCTTTCGGTGAAAGTCGCCGCGCATCATGAGCGACCGGCCGGCGGCGGTACCGCGGCCGGCAAGCTGCGCGAGATGTACGCCGACGCCAAGGCACGGCTCGGCCACGCAGATGCGGTTTACATCGATCAGCTTGACCAGACCGAGGAACGGATTCTCGCCGCGTTCGAAGATGCGGTGAAGACCGCCGAGCCCGATGTCAGGGCGCTGCTTGCGATCGAGTTGCCCAAGCTGCGGGCCTGCCATGAGCGTATCCATGCGCTCAATCATGGCGCGGCCAAGCGCAAGGATTAG